Proteins found in one Chitinispirillum alkaliphilum genomic segment:
- a CDS encoding Response regulator (Response regulator containing CheY-like receiver, AAA-type ATPase, and DNA-binding domains), translated as MSKQVSEKRNKKHILLISSDFSFRAKFRDNISSSRFRVLEAGSQSEAISILDHQPTIDMAFFDLENLQALEIDLISYIRTAHRCEIIVFAAMDQLEEATKALRNGASFYLIKPVNLNDILPIVDKISARAQNNEDQRELEHRFLSDLMSGSPSMQKLLNFSMKIAPTTSTVLIGGESGTGKEFFAKIIHRMSNRFDGRFVALNCGAVPDTLFESEFFGHKKGAFTGADRDKAGLVEEAHTGTLFLDEIGELSQAAQVKLLRFLQDREFRRVGDNMTRSTDVRIIAATNKDLRKLMEQGVFREDLYFRLNVFYLHLPPLRDRKETIPALVHLFMHRFNKAFNKRLTHISKSAEAVLANYSYPGNIRELENIMEHAVVLAEGDEITERDLPEFMFRNRLLLSAPDQSVNHPSEDIITLAQMEKSHISFVLGMTNYNYTEASKKLGISRSTLWRKVKEYNLEEK; from the coding sequence ATGTCAAAGCAAGTCAGTGAAAAAAGAAATAAAAAACATATTTTACTTATCTCCTCAGATTTCTCTTTCAGAGCGAAATTCCGGGACAATATCTCTTCATCCCGTTTCAGAGTTCTGGAAGCGGGCAGTCAGTCAGAGGCGATATCCATTCTTGACCATCAACCCACAATCGACATGGCTTTTTTCGACCTGGAGAACTTACAGGCTCTGGAAATCGACCTGATAAGCTACATACGCACTGCCCATCGCTGCGAAATAATAGTTTTTGCAGCGATGGATCAGCTCGAAGAAGCAACAAAGGCGCTCAGAAACGGAGCTTCCTTTTATCTGATTAAACCTGTAAACCTGAATGATATACTGCCGATAGTAGATAAAATATCCGCACGTGCTCAAAATAACGAAGACCAAAGAGAGCTTGAACACAGGTTTCTTTCTGATCTCATGTCAGGAAGCCCCTCTATGCAAAAGCTGCTTAACTTCTCCATGAAAATTGCACCCACCACCTCAACTGTGCTAATCGGTGGGGAAAGCGGAACCGGAAAAGAGTTCTTCGCCAAAATTATCCACCGAATGTCTAATCGCTTCGATGGACGATTTGTAGCCCTCAACTGCGGGGCTGTTCCGGATACCCTTTTTGAAAGCGAATTTTTCGGACATAAAAAGGGAGCCTTTACAGGGGCAGACAGGGATAAGGCCGGACTTGTTGAAGAGGCACACACCGGAACTCTTTTTCTCGATGAAATAGGGGAACTCTCCCAGGCTGCACAAGTCAAACTGCTCCGTTTTCTCCAGGACCGCGAGTTTCGAAGAGTCGGTGACAATATGACCAGAAGCACAGATGTGAGAATAATCGCTGCTACAAATAAAGACCTGCGTAAGCTGATGGAACAGGGAGTGTTCAGGGAAGACCTTTATTTCAGACTGAATGTGTTTTATCTGCATCTTCCCCCATTAAGAGATCGAAAGGAGACCATCCCGGCTCTGGTGCATCTGTTCATGCATCGCTTTAACAAGGCTTTTAACAAGCGTTTAACCCATATCTCAAAGAGTGCTGAAGCGGTCCTCGCTAATTACAGCTATCCGGGGAATATCCGAGAGCTTGAGAATATTATGGAACATGCGGTTGTTCTTGCAGAAGGGGATGAAATAACAGAAAGAGACCTCCCTGAGTTTATGTTCCGCAACCGACTTCTGCTCTCTGCCCCTGATCAAAGCGTGAATCATCCATCTGAGGATATCATCACCCTTGCACAAATGGAAAAAAGCCACATAAGTTTTGTGCTGGGAATGACTAACTATAACTACACAGAAGCTTCCAAAAAGCTGGGAATATCCAGATCAACTCTTTGGAGAAAAGTAAAGGAATATAATCTTGAAGAAAAATGA
- a CDS encoding 4-hydroxybenzoyl-CoA thioesterase translates to MKKNELAVRIYYEDTDCGNVVYYANYLKYMERGRTELLRQHGIELAQYHSDGFVFAVVDAKVKYKRPARYNDLLNVVTSFKSHSAASVTFLSSIYNSDTGELLVEGEVRIACVNAQTARAEKIPSDFIGNLTGQV, encoded by the coding sequence TTGAAGAAAAATGAACTTGCCGTAAGGATATATTATGAAGACACAGATTGCGGAAATGTGGTGTACTACGCAAATTATCTTAAGTATATGGAAAGGGGCAGAACGGAACTTCTGCGCCAGCACGGTATCGAGCTGGCACAATATCACTCAGATGGGTTTGTTTTCGCCGTAGTAGATGCAAAGGTTAAATACAAAAGACCCGCCCGATACAATGATTTGCTCAACGTAGTTACCAGCTTCAAATCCCACTCCGCAGCTTCTGTTACATTCCTGAGCAGTATCTACAACTCAGATACCGGTGAGCTTTTAGTTGAAGGGGAAGTCAGAATCGCATGCGTTAATGCCCAAACCGCAAGGGCCGAAAAAATACCATCTGATTTTATTGGGAATCTAACTGGACAGGTCTGA
- a CDS encoding GTP-binding protein TypA/BipA — translation MNRNKIRNIAIIAHVDHGKTTLVDELFRQSGMFRENQNVAERMMDSMDLERERGITISAKNGSFRYRDFHINIIDTPGHADFGGQVERVLKMADGALLLVDAQEGPMPQTYFVLKKALALHLPVIVVINKIDKPAARPMWVVDQVFDLLARLDAPDHVLDFPLVYASAKDGYARNDPDEDGMTMEPLYEKITRHIPPPKGNEEDPLQMLVSSIDYSPYLGRLGIGKITAGTLNVNKEISVSMRNGELIPARISKLYKFDGMQKVAVEVASVGEIVAVAGMEEVTVGVTFTDALNPNPLPPTEIDPPTISMNFIPNDSPFAGLEGKFVTSRHLQDRLLKEILSDTAIKVESLEETVGHKVSGRGELHLSILIEKMRREGYEFQVTRPQVIMREESGTTLEPYEELTIDVGEEFAGAVIEKIGVRKGILLQMHQDNGMSRLVFKIPTRGLLGYRSEFLTDTKGMGVMNYVFLEYGPHCGEIRTRQNGVLIAKENCSTVAFALNNLQDRGKMFLGPGVKVYKGQLVGEHCRSNDLVVNPGKEKKLTNMRAAGSDDNVLLTPPWVQTLEDCIAYINDDELVEITPQSIRLRKR, via the coding sequence ATGAATCGTAACAAAATTAGAAATATCGCAATTATCGCCCATGTTGACCATGGGAAAACAACTCTTGTGGATGAGCTTTTCCGCCAGAGCGGAATGTTCAGGGAAAATCAAAATGTAGCCGAACGTATGATGGATTCGATGGATTTGGAGCGGGAACGGGGAATCACCATTTCGGCAAAAAACGGTTCCTTTCGCTACAGAGATTTTCATATAAATATTATCGATACTCCTGGCCATGCTGATTTTGGAGGTCAGGTTGAACGTGTTTTAAAGATGGCAGATGGTGCACTACTTTTGGTTGACGCACAGGAGGGGCCTATGCCCCAGACTTACTTTGTTCTGAAAAAAGCACTTGCACTTCATCTCCCGGTCATAGTGGTAATAAACAAAATAGACAAACCTGCAGCTCGCCCAATGTGGGTTGTAGATCAGGTTTTCGACCTTCTGGCCAGGCTTGACGCACCGGACCATGTACTTGACTTTCCCCTCGTATATGCCTCTGCAAAGGACGGTTACGCAAGGAATGATCCCGATGAAGACGGTATGACTATGGAACCGCTGTATGAAAAGATTACCAGACATATTCCACCCCCCAAAGGGAATGAAGAGGATCCGCTCCAGATGCTGGTGAGCTCAATTGACTACTCTCCATATCTTGGAAGACTGGGGATCGGCAAAATAACTGCAGGTACCTTAAACGTCAACAAAGAGATTTCCGTCTCAATGCGCAACGGTGAACTTATCCCCGCTCGCATATCAAAATTATACAAATTTGATGGTATGCAGAAAGTCGCTGTAGAGGTTGCTTCTGTTGGGGAAATAGTTGCAGTTGCCGGTATGGAGGAGGTCACGGTCGGTGTAACCTTCACCGATGCTCTGAACCCAAACCCACTGCCTCCGACAGAAATTGATCCGCCTACTATATCCATGAATTTTATCCCCAATGATTCTCCTTTCGCTGGGTTGGAGGGGAAATTTGTTACATCCCGTCACCTTCAGGACAGGCTTTTGAAAGAGATTTTGTCTGATACAGCCATTAAGGTAGAGTCACTCGAAGAGACTGTCGGGCATAAGGTTTCCGGAAGAGGTGAGTTACACTTATCGATTCTGATAGAAAAAATGCGTCGAGAAGGGTATGAATTTCAGGTCACCAGACCTCAGGTCATTATGCGTGAAGAAAGCGGCACTACCCTTGAGCCCTACGAAGAGCTGACCATTGATGTTGGGGAAGAGTTTGCAGGGGCTGTAATTGAGAAAATCGGCGTCCGCAAGGGTATTCTTCTTCAGATGCACCAGGATAACGGAATGAGCAGACTTGTTTTCAAAATACCTACCAGGGGACTTCTTGGCTACAGATCAGAGTTTCTAACCGATACTAAGGGAATGGGTGTGATGAATTATGTGTTCCTTGAATACGGACCCCATTGTGGTGAAATAAGAACAAGACAGAATGGTGTACTGATTGCAAAGGAAAACTGTTCAACTGTTGCTTTTGCTCTGAATAATCTCCAGGATAGAGGTAAAATGTTTCTCGGCCCAGGTGTAAAGGTGTACAAAGGACAACTGGTTGGGGAACATTGCCGGTCCAATGACTTGGTTGTAAATCCCGGAAAAGAGAAAAAACTCACCAATATGCGGGCTGCAGGTTCTGATGACAATGTTCTTCTTACTCCTCCCTGGGTGCAAACTCTGGAAGACTGTATTGCTTATATTAATGACGATGAACTTGTAGAGATCACACCTCAGTCAATAAGACTTCGTAAAAGATAG
- a CDS encoding Osmotically inducible protein Y precursor, with product MFTDEEIKKRIVDQLFWDSRVDASDIHIEINNSHVTLHGTVPTSFARKSAESDAWAVPGVETVENRITVQLDSPVPSSARELKDNIRNAFNWDPALAGEDLIISLEEGVVVLEGAVGHYWQKQKAQEKAKNIAGVIVVDNRIAVTPTHDIMDEIIAQDIINALERNIDIDIDLIDVKVEKGKVTLSGKVPDFHAYKTAENVVHFTTGVIDLQNDLSIFPLAM from the coding sequence ATGTTTACGGATGAAGAGATTAAAAAACGAATAGTCGACCAGCTCTTCTGGGACTCCAGGGTTGATGCTTCAGATATCCATATCGAGATCAACAATTCACATGTCACTCTCCACGGCACCGTGCCAACTTCATTTGCTCGAAAAAGTGCAGAATCCGATGCCTGGGCTGTTCCGGGGGTCGAAACGGTTGAAAACAGAATCACGGTTCAACTTGATTCCCCTGTTCCCAGCTCTGCACGGGAGCTCAAAGACAACATAAGAAACGCTTTCAACTGGGACCCCGCACTCGCAGGAGAGGATCTGATAATTTCACTCGAAGAAGGGGTCGTGGTGCTTGAGGGTGCTGTGGGGCATTACTGGCAGAAGCAAAAGGCGCAAGAGAAAGCAAAGAATATCGCCGGAGTCATTGTCGTGGACAACAGAATCGCAGTTACACCCACCCATGACATAATGGATGAAATTATAGCCCAGGATATTATAAACGCCCTGGAAAGAAATATCGATATAGATATCGATCTGATCGATGTAAAAGTAGAGAAGGGCAAAGTTACACTTTCCGGCAAAGTACCCGACTTTCATGCATACAAAACAGCAGAAAACGTAGTACATTTTACAACCGGTGTAATTGATCTGCAAAACGATCTGAGCATATTTCCTCTCGCCATGTAA
- a CDS encoding CBS domain protein has protein sequence MQVFDVMTRDFESLPENSSVLEAAKKMRDLNVGIIPIERNGNIEGIVTDRDITIRALAEELNPAKLSLGEIMTKEAFFCNTEDDVNRAAQLMEEKKVRRLLVKDKEGKFCGIVSLGDIATHVSKDLSGEILQYVSQPSHPNR, from the coding sequence ATGCAGGTTTTCGATGTCATGACTCGCGATTTTGAATCACTGCCGGAAAATTCATCGGTTCTCGAAGCGGCAAAGAAAATGCGTGATCTCAATGTGGGAATAATCCCCATAGAGAGAAACGGTAATATAGAGGGGATCGTAACCGACAGGGATATAACCATAAGAGCATTAGCAGAGGAGCTTAACCCAGCAAAACTCTCCCTTGGAGAGATTATGACCAAGGAAGCATTCTTCTGCAACACGGAGGATGATGTAAACCGTGCCGCACAACTTATGGAGGAGAAGAAAGTGAGACGTCTTCTGGTTAAAGACAAAGAGGGTAAGTTCTGCGGAATAGTTTCCCTTGGAGATATAGCCACTCATGTCTCAAAGGACCTCAGTGGCGAAATACTGCAATACGTCTCTCAGCCGAGCCATCCAAACAGATAG
- a CDS encoding Osmotically inducible protein Y: MVKDKRQLVEEIEYRIFGDTRIQPKKLRVQLRDSKAVLKGVVQSAAAKEAAESDVWAVKGIKGVENKLNVQFPQNYTTPSDETIRENLLQQFSLDPDLYQENISCRVEKGKIILEGTVGEFFRKHRAHLLAKQMGGVKEIKNNISVVPTRTIEDRGIANTITHHCHKILENKISSLSVEVQNGHVVLIGTLPDLQSFDTVEDIARYTDGVRDVINKTLITE, translated from the coding sequence ATGGTAAAGGATAAAAGGCAGCTCGTTGAGGAAATAGAGTACAGAATATTCGGCGACACCCGAATTCAGCCAAAAAAACTGCGCGTGCAGCTAAGGGACAGTAAAGCTGTTTTAAAAGGGGTGGTGCAGTCTGCTGCGGCTAAAGAGGCCGCCGAATCAGATGTGTGGGCCGTAAAGGGTATAAAAGGAGTCGAAAATAAACTAAATGTCCAGTTCCCTCAAAATTACACCACACCGAGTGATGAAACCATAAGAGAGAATCTTCTTCAGCAATTTTCCCTCGACCCCGACCTCTATCAGGAGAATATAAGCTGCAGAGTTGAAAAGGGGAAAATCATCCTGGAGGGAACTGTGGGTGAATTTTTCAGAAAACACCGCGCTCACCTTCTTGCAAAACAGATGGGTGGGGTAAAAGAGATTAAAAACAATATCTCCGTGGTGCCCACAAGAACCATTGAAGATCGTGGGATCGCAAACACAATAACCCACCACTGCCACAAAATCCTTGAAAACAAAATCTCTTCACTCTCGGTTGAGGTGCAGAACGGACATGTTGTTCTTATCGGCACTCTCCCCGATCTGCAATCCTTCGATACTGTTGAAGATATAGCCAGGTACACCGATGGAGTGAGGGATGTTATCAATAAAACTTTGATCACTGAGTAA
- a CDS encoding Flagellin protein FlaA: protein MSFNVGSLNRATTVMSRSFTTAGNDMSRALERISSGSRINRASDDFSGFASVVNLSNEAKSFQNRAVQLREQGAIVEQSLDVANQVLSDLYSMQTALADGDTQQAAAIGVAIEEALKLQAHDNTNLLSNTLATDLGIRGATGDALGVSISAITGLAAIDGDSDAAAVTAAIGEAQVFVKELQGLQSAVQSHTALAEVMASNSEAVSSAITSIDEAAEMAKYVEADIRQQAAVSMFSQANMSRRNISMLYR, encoded by the coding sequence ATGAGTTTCAATGTTGGTTCTCTCAACAGAGCAACAACAGTTATGTCCCGCAGCTTTACAACGGCAGGAAACGACATGAGCAGAGCTCTTGAGCGGATCTCCTCCGGGAGCCGGATCAATCGGGCCAGTGATGACTTTTCCGGATTTGCAAGTGTTGTAAACCTTTCCAATGAAGCCAAATCATTTCAGAACAGAGCGGTTCAGCTTCGTGAACAGGGAGCAATCGTTGAGCAGTCCCTGGATGTTGCGAATCAGGTCTTAAGTGATCTGTACAGCATGCAAACAGCGCTGGCTGATGGTGACACTCAACAAGCCGCGGCTATTGGTGTTGCGATTGAGGAAGCTTTGAAACTTCAGGCTCACGATAACACTAACCTTTTAAGCAATACTCTGGCAACCGATCTTGGGATAAGGGGAGCAACTGGTGATGCGCTTGGGGTCTCGATAAGCGCCATAACAGGTTTGGCTGCCATTGATGGTGATTCAGATGCCGCTGCCGTTACCGCTGCAATCGGAGAGGCGCAAGTTTTTGTCAAAGAACTCCAGGGGCTCCAGAGCGCTGTCCAGTCCCACACCGCTCTTGCAGAAGTTATGGCTTCAAACAGTGAGGCCGTATCCTCTGCTATCACTTCCATTGATGAAGCTGCAGAGATGGCAAAATATGTCGAAGCTGACATAAGACAACAAGCTGCGGTATCCATGTTCTCACAGGCCAATATGTCCAGAAGAAACATAAGTATGTTGTACAGGTAA
- a CDS encoding Flagellin protein FlaA — MSFDVGSLNRATNVMSRSFVSAGNDMGRALERISSGSRINRASDDFSGYASIVNLSNEAKTFQNRAVQLREQSAVVKQAQDVADQMLGDLYSMKTALENSDTELAAGYGVSVSEALKLQSHNNVDLINDDLVSGLNVTGATGNALGVTITSFADENALKSIGADSELAHVNAAIGELEVFIKELQGFQGAIESHTSLAEVMSSNSEAVSSAITAIDEAEEMARYVEADIRQQAAVAMFSQANMSRRNISLLYR, encoded by the coding sequence ATGAGTTTTGATGTTGGTTCTCTCAACAGAGCCACCAATGTCATGTCCCGCAGTTTTGTATCTGCCGGAAATGATATGGGCCGGGCACTGGAGCGGATTTCCTCTGGAAGCCGAATAAACCGTGCTTCCGATGATTTTTCCGGATATGCCAGTATCGTAAACCTCAGCAATGAGGCAAAAACATTTCAAAACAGAGCAGTTCAACTACGCGAGCAGAGTGCTGTTGTGAAGCAGGCACAGGATGTTGCAGATCAGATGTTAGGTGATCTTTACAGCATGAAAACTGCCCTGGAAAACAGCGATACCGAACTTGCAGCCGGCTACGGAGTTTCAGTCTCTGAAGCCCTGAAACTGCAATCACATAACAATGTAGACCTGATAAATGATGATCTGGTATCAGGGTTGAATGTGACCGGTGCCACCGGTAATGCTCTTGGAGTAACTATTACGAGTTTTGCCGATGAGAATGCATTGAAAAGTATAGGTGCTGATTCTGAACTTGCCCACGTAAATGCCGCCATAGGTGAACTTGAAGTATTTATCAAAGAGCTTCAAGGCTTTCAGGGCGCAATTGAATCTCACACTTCTCTTGCAGAAGTTATGTCTTCAAATAGCGAAGCAGTTTCTTCAGCAATTACAGCAATTGATGAAGCTGAAGAAATGGCAAGGTATGTTGAGGCTGATATCAGACAACAGGCTGCAGTAGCAATGTTTTCTCAGGCAAATATGTCCAGGAGAAACATAAGTCTTCTTTATAGGTGA
- a CDS encoding Na+/H+ antiporter, producing MPFPFTDPVLIFASVMLLILVAPLFARRLHLPEIVGLIAAGMIVGPFGFGILERDQTIELLGTVGLLFIMFLAGLEIDLNQVRRNKSHTVIFGFLTFLIPLTLGTALGYYVFEMSIGAAVLLASMFSSHTLLTFPVIGKLGLAKHPAVTTTIGGTIITDTLALLLLAVIASATRGEISTAFWIQLFSLMVVYLLSIMLLLPIIGRWFFRKFNTDENTEFVFVIALTFLSAYLAHVAGLEPIIGAFLAGLTFNSLIPEKSLLMTRIHFSGDAIFIPFFLISVGMLVNVRLLEGASAWIVSLGMIFAALITKYLAALLSGFILKYRRDESVLIFGLSVNQAAATLAAVLVGYNIGLFDETIITGTIIMIAVTCLVGSVFTEKAGRTVALHQEQAEYESQPSAHRIMLPLKDRKEPKELDDIVFMLREKGSNEPVYPVSIVQERADSEVQVAYAEKVLANTVVRAMASGIPVIPLTIVDISMSTGLLRSIKDHRVTMVIMGWDGHVSSKTRIFGRNIDPVIERSTQMIMINRITEPINTTKRIVVVLPPLAHRQRGFNEFVNTIKTLANQAGTSLLFLTTENTYNSVSEFLKNSRPAVQVHFEKFETWKRIEKTVGDILQPLDWLFLMSARKGEIAWQPTLDRMPGKLANTFSNYTFSVIFTPTEKRTASKIEQDSTFVKSVFRPQRMLFNMNTSSLNEMVFKLLQNEFRNDKALHNRLTSILCKIGREEPVELLQDVLLLHTYVPYLSETITFLGVSKKPLDVPLASGSPHIVIVLLDPVGQDPANHLRALSDIANLIRLPSIVDILKEVKDYGQLVEKTNQINEKHSEDEPM from the coding sequence ATGCCGTTTCCCTTTACAGACCCTGTTTTGATTTTTGCCAGTGTAATGTTGCTGATATTAGTTGCACCACTGTTTGCCAGAAGGCTGCATTTACCTGAAATCGTTGGTCTTATAGCTGCAGGTATGATTGTCGGTCCTTTTGGCTTTGGAATTCTTGAAAGAGATCAAACAATAGAGCTGCTTGGAACTGTAGGGTTGCTTTTCATAATGTTTCTGGCCGGTCTGGAAATAGACCTGAATCAAGTCAGACGCAATAAAAGCCACACTGTGATTTTTGGTTTTCTCACATTTTTAATCCCTCTTACTCTTGGAACCGCCCTGGGGTATTATGTTTTTGAGATGAGTATAGGGGCTGCAGTTCTGTTGGCCAGTATGTTTTCATCTCACACATTGCTTACATTTCCGGTGATTGGTAAACTAGGTCTTGCAAAACATCCTGCAGTCACTACCACAATCGGCGGTACAATAATCACCGATACGCTTGCTCTTCTGTTACTGGCAGTTATTGCAAGTGCAACAAGGGGAGAAATAAGCACAGCTTTCTGGATCCAACTGTTTTCCCTAATGGTGGTTTATTTATTATCCATTATGTTGCTTTTACCGATCATTGGCAGGTGGTTTTTCAGAAAGTTTAACACAGATGAAAATACCGAGTTTGTATTTGTAATTGCGCTTACGTTTCTGAGTGCTTACCTTGCTCATGTGGCAGGACTTGAGCCGATTATCGGGGCATTCCTGGCGGGGTTGACATTTAATTCACTTATTCCCGAAAAAAGTCTTTTGATGACAAGAATACATTTCTCCGGTGATGCAATATTCATCCCCTTCTTTCTTATCAGCGTTGGAATGCTTGTTAATGTCCGGCTTCTTGAGGGTGCTTCTGCATGGATAGTCTCTTTAGGGATGATTTTTGCCGCACTGATCACCAAATACCTTGCAGCCCTGCTGTCTGGTTTTATTCTAAAGTACCGCAGAGATGAAAGTGTTCTGATTTTCGGTTTAAGTGTAAATCAGGCTGCCGCCACCTTAGCGGCTGTACTTGTTGGGTATAATATTGGTCTGTTTGACGAGACGATTATCACCGGTACAATAATTATGATTGCGGTGACCTGCCTTGTAGGATCTGTATTCACCGAAAAAGCGGGGCGGACTGTTGCTCTTCACCAGGAACAGGCTGAATACGAATCCCAACCCTCTGCACACCGAATCATGCTGCCTCTCAAAGACCGAAAAGAACCGAAAGAGCTTGATGATATCGTTTTTATGCTGAGAGAAAAGGGGTCAAATGAGCCGGTTTACCCGGTCAGCATAGTTCAAGAAAGAGCTGATTCAGAAGTGCAGGTTGCCTATGCTGAAAAAGTTCTGGCCAACACTGTTGTAAGGGCAATGGCTTCAGGCATCCCGGTAATCCCCTTAACTATCGTGGATATCAGTATGTCAACCGGACTGTTACGCAGTATTAAAGATCATCGTGTAACTATGGTTATAATGGGCTGGGATGGACATGTCAGCTCGAAAACAAGGATTTTTGGAAGAAATATTGATCCGGTTATAGAACGAAGTACACAAATGATAATGATCAACAGAATAACCGAGCCGATAAATACGACCAAACGAATTGTGGTGGTGCTCCCCCCTTTAGCCCATCGTCAGAGAGGATTTAATGAATTTGTAAACACTATCAAAACACTTGCTAATCAGGCGGGAACATCTCTTCTGTTTTTAACAACCGAAAATACCTATAATTCTGTAAGTGAGTTTTTGAAAAACTCACGTCCTGCAGTTCAGGTTCATTTTGAAAAATTTGAGACCTGGAAAAGAATTGAGAAAACAGTAGGGGATATCTTACAACCTCTGGATTGGCTGTTTCTTATGAGCGCAAGAAAGGGGGAAATTGCCTGGCAGCCGACTCTTGACAGAATGCCCGGAAAACTGGCAAACACTTTTTCAAATTACACCTTTTCTGTTATTTTTACACCCACAGAAAAGAGGACTGCCTCAAAGATTGAACAGGATTCAACTTTTGTAAAATCTGTATTTCGCCCTCAACGAATGCTCTTCAATATGAATACTTCGAGTTTAAATGAGATGGTATTCAAATTGTTACAAAATGAATTCAGAAATGATAAGGCTCTGCATAACAGGCTTACATCTATTCTCTGCAAAATTGGCAGGGAAGAACCGGTAGAGCTCCTTCAGGATGTTTTACTTCTTCACACCTATGTGCCTTACCTGAGTGAAACAATAACTTTCCTTGGAGTGTCAAAAAAACCCCTTGATGTACCTCTCGCATCAGGTTCACCCCATATAGTTATTGTGCTTCTTGATCCCGTAGGGCAGGATCCGGCAAATCACCTTCGTGCACTTTCCGATATTGCTAATCTGATCCGCCTGCCCAGTATTGTAGACATATTAAAGGAAGTCAAAGATTACGGGCAACTTGTGGAGAAAACAAACCAAATTAATGAAAAACATTCTGAAGATGAACCAATGTAG